The following are encoded together in the Chaetodon auriga isolate fChaAug3 chromosome 6, fChaAug3.hap1, whole genome shotgun sequence genome:
- the ap3b2 gene encoding AP-3 complex subunit beta-2 isoform X5: MTTMQKLLQLPVNAVNIVKTVQSQVQGQEEDKSPVLTPDSGQQAWYSALQPDELRHLRSGGGGGGGGGGGGGGGDQDERGPLEEGGGGGGSFQTQPLRHDDLKEMLDSNKDSLKLEAMKRIVAMIARGKNASDLFPAVVKNVACKNIEVKKLVYVYLVRYAEEQQDLALLSISTFQRGLKDPNQLIRASALRVLSSIRVTIIVPIMMLAIKEAASDMSPYVRKTAAHAIPKLYSLDPEQKDQLIEVIEKLLADKTTLVAGSVVMAFEEVCPERIDLIHKNYRKLCNLLIDVEEWGQVVIINMLTRYARTQFLNPNINESLLEEGGGVDKTFYGSDGDEDEDDEEKEKKAEAPAMAKRKPYVMDPDHRLLLRNTKPLLQSRNAAVVMAVAQLYFHLAPKAEVGVIAKALVRLLRSHSEVQYVVLQNVATMTIKRRGMFEPYLKSFYIRSTDPTQIKVLKLEVLTNLANETNISTILREFQTYIKSMDKDFVAATIQAIGRCATNIGEVRDTCLNGLVQLLSNRDELVVAESVVVIKKLLQMQPEKHSDIIKHMAKLTDNIQVPMARASILWLIGEYCEHVPKIAPDVLRKMAKSFTNEEDIVKLQIINLAAKLYLTNSKQTKLLTQYVLNLAKYDQNYDIRDRARFIRQLIVPTEKSGALSKYAKKLFLALKPAPVLESPFKDRDHFQLGSLSHLLNAKAGGYQELPDWPEAAPDPSVRNVEVPEWTKCSSREKRKEKKVEKPFYSDSEGESGPTESADSESDSASRSESVSGSEESGSASESEESEEGSESEEEEEDEEEKDKKKKKKEIKKPVQESESEQSSEEEEERKHERKSKQRKSDSESESDEEEESESESSQSESEEDSESEAEVKKKKKAAESKPPSKPVKKENKKEKKEMSLLDLDDFEPAPSPQVTPVNTFLSNSLVTDLEGLSLSDAVLSPATIAPSSALKSYELLHRITGEGLSVEYCFSRQPFSPDANMVAVQMQFTNNATSDTKNLHMEDVKLQSGMRVKDFSEIELLPAGETATAVMGIDFCDSTQAANFQLCTHTRKFFVSIQPPVGELMRPVFLTENEFKKEQGQLMGMNEITEKLTLDVKCRNEHAIVQRVTAAANLSRVPCGSDKECRFAGRTVTSGSLVLVTVATKEEGAAQLTVNCEKMVIGTMLVKDILLALTQ; encoded by the exons ATGACCACCatgcagaagctgctgcagctgccggTGAACGCCGTGAACATTGTGAAGACGGTGCAGAGTCAGGTCCAGGGCCAAGAGGAGGACAAGAGCCCCGTGCTGACTCCTGATAGTGGGCAGCAGGCCTGGTACAGCGCCCTGCAGCCCGATGAGCTGCGCCACCTCCgatctggaggaggaggaggaggaggtggtggtggtggtggcggtggcggCGACCAGGACGAACGAGGACCACTGGAggaaggtggtggaggtggcggCAGTTTCCAAACTCAACCTTTGCG ACATGACGACTTGAAGGAGATGCTGGACAGCAACAAAGACTCCCTGAAGCTGGAGGCAATGAAGCGGATCGTGGCT ATGATCGCCCGAGGTAAAAACGCATCAGATCTCTTCCCCGCTGTGGTGAAAAATGTGGCCTGTAAAAACATTGAG GTGAAGAAGCTGGTCTATGTTTACTTGGTGCGCTATGCCGAGGAGCAGCAGGATCTTGCTCTGCTCTCCATTTCCACCTTTCAGCGAGGGTTGAAG GATCCGAACCAGCTGATCAGAGCCAGCGCTCTGCGAGTCCTCTCCAGCATCCGGGTCACGATCATCGTCCCCATAATGATGCTGGCCATCAAAGAGGCTGCTTCTGATATGTCTCCATACGTCAGGAAGACAGCTGCTCATGCAATTCCTAAACTCTACAG TTTGGATCCAGAACAGAAGGACCAGCTGATTGAAGTCATAGAGAAACTCCTCGCTGACAAAACCACG ttGGTGGCAGGAAGCGTCGTCATGGCTTTTGAGGAGGTGTGTCCCGAACGCATCGACCTGATCCACAAGAACTACAGGAAGCTGTGTAACCTCCTGATCGACGTGGAGGAGTGGGGGCAGGTCGTCATCATCAACATGCTGACCCGCTACGCCCGGACCCAGTTCCTCAACCCAAACATCAAT gagtctctgctggaggaAGGAGGCGGTGTGGACAAGACCTTCTACGGTTCAGATGgagacgaggacgaggacgatgaggagaaagaaaagaaggccGAGGCTCCTGCCATGGCCAAGAGGAAGCCGTACGTGATGGATCCAGACCAccggctgctgctgaggaacaCCAAGCCGCTCCTGCAGAGCCGCAACGCAGCT GTGGTGATGGCTGTGGCTCAGCTGTATTTCCACCTTGCTCCAAAAGCAGAGGTGGGGGTGATCGCCAAAGCCCTGGTCCGTCTCCTGAGGAGCCACAG tgAAGTCCAGTACGTTGTTCTTCAGAATGTGGCAACAATGACGATTAAGAGAAGG GGGATGTTTGAACCGTACCTGAAGAGTTTCTACATCCGCTCCACAGACCCAACCCAGATAAAAGTCCTTAAG cTGGAGGTCCTCACCAATCTGGCCAATGAGACGAACATCTCCACCATTCTCAGAGAGTTTCAG ACATACATTAAAAGCATGGATAAAGACTTTGTGGCTGCCACAATCCAAGCCATCGGCCGCTGCGCTACCAACATCGGGGAGGTGAGGGACACATGTCTGAACGGGCtggtgcagctgctgtccaACCGAGACG AGCTGGTCGTGGCTGAGTCTGTGGTGGTTATtaagaagctgctgcagatgcaACCGGAGAAGCACAGCGACATCATAAAGCACATGGCCAAACTAACGGACAACATCCAG gTGCCGATGGCGAGGGCCAGCATCCTGTGGCTGATTGGGGAATACTGTGAGCATGTGCCTAAGATCGCGCCGGACGTCCTGAGAAAGATGGCCAAGTCGTTCACTAACGAGGAGGACATCGTCAAGCTACAAATCATCAATCTGGCCGCCAAGCTCTATCTCACCAACTCCAAACAG ACCAAACTGTTGACGCAGTACGTTCTCAACTTGGCCAAGTACGACCAGAACTACGACATCCGCGATCGGGCGCGCTTCATTCGCCAGCTCATCGTGCCCACCGAGAAGAGTGGAGCACTCAGCAAGTACGCTAAGAAACTGTTCCTCGCCCTCAAACCTGCACCGGTCCTCGAGTCTCCATTTAAAG ATCGAGACCACTTCCAGTTGGGTTCATTGTCCCACTTGCTGAATGCCAAGGCCGGCGGCTACCAGGAGTTGCCCGACTGGCCTGAAGCTGCCCCTGACCCCTCCGTGCGCAACGTGGAG GTGCCCGAATGGACCAAGTGCAGCAGCcgggagaagaggaaggagaagaaggtggAGAAGCCGTTCTACTCTGACTCGGAGGGCGAGTCTGGGCCGACGGAGTCGGCCGACAGCG AGTCGGACTCTGCCAGCCGCTCGGAAAGCGTCAGCGGCAGCGAGGAGAGCGGGTCGGCATCCGAGAGCGAGGAGAGCGAGGAAGGCTCTGAGtccgaggaagaggaggaggatgaggaggaaaaggacaagaagaagaaaaagaaagaaataaagaagcCGGTGCAAGAAAGCGAAAG CGAGCagagcagtgaagaagaagaagagaggaagcaCGAGAGGAAGAGTAAACAACGAAAGAGCGACTCAGAGTCTGAATctgacgaggaggaggagagcgagtcTGAAAGCAGCCAGTCAGAGTCTGAAGAGGACTCCGAGTCGGAGGCAGaggtcaaaaagaaaaagaag GCAGCTGAATCTAAACCTCCTTCTAAGCCTGTCaagaaagagaacaagaaagagaagaaagaaatgtctCTGCTGGACCTCGACGACT TTGaacctgctccttctcctcaaGTCACACCCGTCAACACCTTCCTGTCCAACAGCCTCGTGACCGACCTCGAGGGACTGTCTTTGTCTGACGCTGTTCTCTCTCCGGCT ACCATCGCTCCCTCCAGCGCTCTGAAGAGCTACGAGCTGCTGCACCGGATCACAGGGGAGGGTCTGTCGGTGGAGTACTGCTTCAGCCGGCAGCCGTTCAGCCCCGATGCTAACATGGTGGCGGTGCAGATGCAGTTCACCAACAACGCCACCTCCGACACCAAGAACCTGCACATGGAGGACGTGAAGCTCCAGTCTGGGATGAGGGTCAAAGACTTTTCTGAGATTG AGCTGCTGCCGGCAGGTGAGACGGCCACAGCTGTGATGGGCATCGACTTCTGCGACTCGACACAGGCGGCCAACTTCCAGCTGTG CACTCACACCAGGAAATTCTTCGTGTCAATTCAGCCGCCGGTCGGCGAACTGATGAGGCCGGTCTTCCTGACAGAGAACGAGTTTAAGAAGGAGCAAG GTCAGCTGATGGGCATGAACGAGATCACGGAGAAGCTAACCCTGGACGTGAAGTGCCGGAACGAGCACGCCATCGTCCAGAGAGTGACCGCTGCCGCCAACCTCAGCAGAGTCCCCTGTGGTTCAGATAAAGAGTGCAG GTTCGCAGGCAGGACGGTGACCAGCGGCAGCTTGGTGTTGGTCACTGTGGCCACCAAAGAGGAAGGAGCCGCCCAGCTGACGGTCAACTGTGAGAAGATGGTGATTGGCACCATGCTGGTGAAGGACATCCTCCTGGCGCTGACGCAGTGA
- the ap3b2 gene encoding AP-3 complex subunit beta-2 isoform X3 has translation MTTMQKLLQLPVNAVNIVKTVQSQVQGQEEDKSPVLTPDSGQQAWYSALQPDELRHLRSGGGGGGGGGGGGGGGDQDERGPLEEGGGGGGSFQTQPLRHDDLKEMLDSNKDSLKLEAMKRIVAMIARGKNASDLFPAVVKNVACKNIEVKKLVYVYLVRYAEEQQDLALLSISTFQRGLKDPNQLIRASALRVLSSIRVTIIVPIMMLAIKEAASDMSPYVRKTAAHAIPKLYSLDPEQKDQLIEVIEKLLADKTTLVAGSVVMAFEEVCPERIDLIHKNYRKLCNLLIDVEEWGQVVIINMLTRYARTQFLNPNINESLLEEGGGVDKTFYGSDGDEDEDDEEKEKKAEAPAMAKRKPYVMDPDHRLLLRNTKPLLQSRNAAVVMAVAQLYFHLAPKAEVGVIAKALVRLLRSHSEVQYVVLQNVATMTIKRRGMFEPYLKSFYIRSTDPTQIKVLKLEVLTNLANETNISTILREFQTYIKSMDKDFVAATIQAIGRCATNIGEVRDTCLNGLVQLLSNRDELVVAESVVVIKKLLQMQPEKHSDIIKHMAKLTDNIQVPMARASILWLIGEYCEHVPKIAPDVLRKMAKSFTNEEDIVKLQIINLAAKLYLTNSKQTKLLTQYVLNLAKYDQNYDIRDRARFIRQLIVPTEKSGALSKYAKKLFLALKPAPVLESPFKDRDHFQLGSLSHLLNAKAGGYQELPDWPEAAPDPSVRNVEVFTLLERVTTLTSVPEWTKCSSREKRKEKKVEKPFYSDSEGESGPTESADSESDSASRSESVSGSEESGSASESEESEEGSESEEEEEDEEEKDKKKKKKEIKKPVQESESEQSSEEEEERKHERKSKQRKSDSESESDEEEESESESSQSESEEDSESEAEVKKKKKAAESKPPSKPVKKENKKEKKEMSLLDLDDFEPAPSPQVTPVNTFLSNSLVTDLEGLSLSDAVLSPATIAPSSALKSYELLHRITGEGLSVEYCFSRQPFSPDANMVAVQMQFTNNATSDTKNLHMEDVKLQSGMRVKDFSEIELLPAGETATAVMGIDFCDSTQAANFQLCTHTRKFFVSIQPPVGELMRPVFLTENEFKKEQGQLMGMNEITEKLTLDVKCRNEHAIVQRVTAAANLSRVPCGSDKECRFAGRTVTSGSLVLVTVATKEEGAAQLTVNCEKMVIGTMLVKDILLALTQ, from the exons ATGACCACCatgcagaagctgctgcagctgccggTGAACGCCGTGAACATTGTGAAGACGGTGCAGAGTCAGGTCCAGGGCCAAGAGGAGGACAAGAGCCCCGTGCTGACTCCTGATAGTGGGCAGCAGGCCTGGTACAGCGCCCTGCAGCCCGATGAGCTGCGCCACCTCCgatctggaggaggaggaggaggaggtggtggtggtggtggcggtggcggCGACCAGGACGAACGAGGACCACTGGAggaaggtggtggaggtggcggCAGTTTCCAAACTCAACCTTTGCG ACATGACGACTTGAAGGAGATGCTGGACAGCAACAAAGACTCCCTGAAGCTGGAGGCAATGAAGCGGATCGTGGCT ATGATCGCCCGAGGTAAAAACGCATCAGATCTCTTCCCCGCTGTGGTGAAAAATGTGGCCTGTAAAAACATTGAG GTGAAGAAGCTGGTCTATGTTTACTTGGTGCGCTATGCCGAGGAGCAGCAGGATCTTGCTCTGCTCTCCATTTCCACCTTTCAGCGAGGGTTGAAG GATCCGAACCAGCTGATCAGAGCCAGCGCTCTGCGAGTCCTCTCCAGCATCCGGGTCACGATCATCGTCCCCATAATGATGCTGGCCATCAAAGAGGCTGCTTCTGATATGTCTCCATACGTCAGGAAGACAGCTGCTCATGCAATTCCTAAACTCTACAG TTTGGATCCAGAACAGAAGGACCAGCTGATTGAAGTCATAGAGAAACTCCTCGCTGACAAAACCACG ttGGTGGCAGGAAGCGTCGTCATGGCTTTTGAGGAGGTGTGTCCCGAACGCATCGACCTGATCCACAAGAACTACAGGAAGCTGTGTAACCTCCTGATCGACGTGGAGGAGTGGGGGCAGGTCGTCATCATCAACATGCTGACCCGCTACGCCCGGACCCAGTTCCTCAACCCAAACATCAAT gagtctctgctggaggaAGGAGGCGGTGTGGACAAGACCTTCTACGGTTCAGATGgagacgaggacgaggacgatgaggagaaagaaaagaaggccGAGGCTCCTGCCATGGCCAAGAGGAAGCCGTACGTGATGGATCCAGACCAccggctgctgctgaggaacaCCAAGCCGCTCCTGCAGAGCCGCAACGCAGCT GTGGTGATGGCTGTGGCTCAGCTGTATTTCCACCTTGCTCCAAAAGCAGAGGTGGGGGTGATCGCCAAAGCCCTGGTCCGTCTCCTGAGGAGCCACAG tgAAGTCCAGTACGTTGTTCTTCAGAATGTGGCAACAATGACGATTAAGAGAAGG GGGATGTTTGAACCGTACCTGAAGAGTTTCTACATCCGCTCCACAGACCCAACCCAGATAAAAGTCCTTAAG cTGGAGGTCCTCACCAATCTGGCCAATGAGACGAACATCTCCACCATTCTCAGAGAGTTTCAG ACATACATTAAAAGCATGGATAAAGACTTTGTGGCTGCCACAATCCAAGCCATCGGCCGCTGCGCTACCAACATCGGGGAGGTGAGGGACACATGTCTGAACGGGCtggtgcagctgctgtccaACCGAGACG AGCTGGTCGTGGCTGAGTCTGTGGTGGTTATtaagaagctgctgcagatgcaACCGGAGAAGCACAGCGACATCATAAAGCACATGGCCAAACTAACGGACAACATCCAG gTGCCGATGGCGAGGGCCAGCATCCTGTGGCTGATTGGGGAATACTGTGAGCATGTGCCTAAGATCGCGCCGGACGTCCTGAGAAAGATGGCCAAGTCGTTCACTAACGAGGAGGACATCGTCAAGCTACAAATCATCAATCTGGCCGCCAAGCTCTATCTCACCAACTCCAAACAG ACCAAACTGTTGACGCAGTACGTTCTCAACTTGGCCAAGTACGACCAGAACTACGACATCCGCGATCGGGCGCGCTTCATTCGCCAGCTCATCGTGCCCACCGAGAAGAGTGGAGCACTCAGCAAGTACGCTAAGAAACTGTTCCTCGCCCTCAAACCTGCACCGGTCCTCGAGTCTCCATTTAAAG ATCGAGACCACTTCCAGTTGGGTTCATTGTCCCACTTGCTGAATGCCAAGGCCGGCGGCTACCAGGAGTTGCCCGACTGGCCTGAAGCTGCCCCTGACCCCTCCGTGCGCAACGTGGAG GTTTTTACGCTGCTTGAAAGAGTCACAACATTAACGAGT GTGCCCGAATGGACCAAGTGCAGCAGCcgggagaagaggaaggagaagaaggtggAGAAGCCGTTCTACTCTGACTCGGAGGGCGAGTCTGGGCCGACGGAGTCGGCCGACAGCG AGTCGGACTCTGCCAGCCGCTCGGAAAGCGTCAGCGGCAGCGAGGAGAGCGGGTCGGCATCCGAGAGCGAGGAGAGCGAGGAAGGCTCTGAGtccgaggaagaggaggaggatgaggaggaaaaggacaagaagaagaaaaagaaagaaataaagaagcCGGTGCAAGAAAGCGAAAG CGAGCagagcagtgaagaagaagaagagaggaagcaCGAGAGGAAGAGTAAACAACGAAAGAGCGACTCAGAGTCTGAATctgacgaggaggaggagagcgagtcTGAAAGCAGCCAGTCAGAGTCTGAAGAGGACTCCGAGTCGGAGGCAGaggtcaaaaagaaaaagaag GCAGCTGAATCTAAACCTCCTTCTAAGCCTGTCaagaaagagaacaagaaagagaagaaagaaatgtctCTGCTGGACCTCGACGACT TTGaacctgctccttctcctcaaGTCACACCCGTCAACACCTTCCTGTCCAACAGCCTCGTGACCGACCTCGAGGGACTGTCTTTGTCTGACGCTGTTCTCTCTCCGGCT ACCATCGCTCCCTCCAGCGCTCTGAAGAGCTACGAGCTGCTGCACCGGATCACAGGGGAGGGTCTGTCGGTGGAGTACTGCTTCAGCCGGCAGCCGTTCAGCCCCGATGCTAACATGGTGGCGGTGCAGATGCAGTTCACCAACAACGCCACCTCCGACACCAAGAACCTGCACATGGAGGACGTGAAGCTCCAGTCTGGGATGAGGGTCAAAGACTTTTCTGAGATTG AGCTGCTGCCGGCAGGTGAGACGGCCACAGCTGTGATGGGCATCGACTTCTGCGACTCGACACAGGCGGCCAACTTCCAGCTGTG CACTCACACCAGGAAATTCTTCGTGTCAATTCAGCCGCCGGTCGGCGAACTGATGAGGCCGGTCTTCCTGACAGAGAACGAGTTTAAGAAGGAGCAAG GTCAGCTGATGGGCATGAACGAGATCACGGAGAAGCTAACCCTGGACGTGAAGTGCCGGAACGAGCACGCCATCGTCCAGAGAGTGACCGCTGCCGCCAACCTCAGCAGAGTCCCCTGTGGTTCAGATAAAGAGTGCAG GTTCGCAGGCAGGACGGTGACCAGCGGCAGCTTGGTGTTGGTCACTGTGGCCACCAAAGAGGAAGGAGCCGCCCAGCTGACGGTCAACTGTGAGAAGATGGTGATTGGCACCATGCTGGTGAAGGACATCCTCCTGGCGCTGACGCAGTGA
- the ap3b2 gene encoding AP-3 complex subunit beta-2 isoform X2 produces the protein MTTMQKLLQLPVNAVNIVKTVQSQVQGQEEDKSPVLTPDSGQQAWYSALQPDELRHLRSGGGGGGGGGGGGGGGDQDERGPLEEGGGGGGSFQTQPLRHDDLKEMLDSNKDSLKLEAMKRIVAMIARGKNASDLFPAVVKNVACKNIEVKKLVYVYLVRYAEEQQDLALLSISTFQRGLKDPNQLIRASALRVLSSIRVTIIVPIMMLAIKEAASDMSPYVRKTAAHAIPKLYSLDPEQKDQLIEVIEKLLADKTTLVAGSVVMAFEEVCPERIDLIHKNYRKLCNLLIDVEEWGQVVIINMLTRYARTQFLNPNINSLLEEGGGVDKTFYGSDGDEDEDDEEKEKKAEAPAMAKRKPYVMDPDHRLLLRNTKPLLQSRNAAVVMAVAQLYFHLAPKAEVGVIAKALVRLLRSHSEVQYVVLQNVATMTIKRRGMFEPYLKSFYIRSTDPTQIKVLKLEVLTNLANETNISTILREFQTYIKSMDKDFVAATIQAIGRCATNIGEVRDTCLNGLVQLLSNRDELVVAESVVVIKKLLQMQPEKHSDIIKHMAKLTDNIQVPMARASILWLIGEYCEHVPKIAPDVLRKMAKSFTNEEDIVKLQIINLAAKLYLTNSKQTKLLTQYVLNLAKYDQNYDIRDRARFIRQLIVPTEKSGALSKYAKKLFLALKPAPVLESPFKDRDHFQLGSLSHLLNAKAGGYQELPDWPEAAPDPSVRNVEVKESVFTLLERVTTLTSVPEWTKCSSREKRKEKKVEKPFYSDSEGESGPTESADSESDSASRSESVSGSEESGSASESEESEEGSESEEEEEDEEEKDKKKKKKEIKKPVQESESEQSSEEEEERKHERKSKQRKSDSESESDEEEESESESSQSESEEDSESEAEVKKKKKAAESKPPSKPVKKENKKEKKEMSLLDLDDFEPAPSPQVTPVNTFLSNSLVTDLEGLSLSDAVLSPATIAPSSALKSYELLHRITGEGLSVEYCFSRQPFSPDANMVAVQMQFTNNATSDTKNLHMEDVKLQSGMRVKDFSEIELLPAGETATAVMGIDFCDSTQAANFQLCTHTRKFFVSIQPPVGELMRPVFLTENEFKKEQGQLMGMNEITEKLTLDVKCRNEHAIVQRVTAAANLSRVPCGSDKECRFAGRTVTSGSLVLVTVATKEEGAAQLTVNCEKMVIGTMLVKDILLALTQ, from the exons ATGACCACCatgcagaagctgctgcagctgccggTGAACGCCGTGAACATTGTGAAGACGGTGCAGAGTCAGGTCCAGGGCCAAGAGGAGGACAAGAGCCCCGTGCTGACTCCTGATAGTGGGCAGCAGGCCTGGTACAGCGCCCTGCAGCCCGATGAGCTGCGCCACCTCCgatctggaggaggaggaggaggaggtggtggtggtggtggcggtggcggCGACCAGGACGAACGAGGACCACTGGAggaaggtggtggaggtggcggCAGTTTCCAAACTCAACCTTTGCG ACATGACGACTTGAAGGAGATGCTGGACAGCAACAAAGACTCCCTGAAGCTGGAGGCAATGAAGCGGATCGTGGCT ATGATCGCCCGAGGTAAAAACGCATCAGATCTCTTCCCCGCTGTGGTGAAAAATGTGGCCTGTAAAAACATTGAG GTGAAGAAGCTGGTCTATGTTTACTTGGTGCGCTATGCCGAGGAGCAGCAGGATCTTGCTCTGCTCTCCATTTCCACCTTTCAGCGAGGGTTGAAG GATCCGAACCAGCTGATCAGAGCCAGCGCTCTGCGAGTCCTCTCCAGCATCCGGGTCACGATCATCGTCCCCATAATGATGCTGGCCATCAAAGAGGCTGCTTCTGATATGTCTCCATACGTCAGGAAGACAGCTGCTCATGCAATTCCTAAACTCTACAG TTTGGATCCAGAACAGAAGGACCAGCTGATTGAAGTCATAGAGAAACTCCTCGCTGACAAAACCACG ttGGTGGCAGGAAGCGTCGTCATGGCTTTTGAGGAGGTGTGTCCCGAACGCATCGACCTGATCCACAAGAACTACAGGAAGCTGTGTAACCTCCTGATCGACGTGGAGGAGTGGGGGCAGGTCGTCATCATCAACATGCTGACCCGCTACGCCCGGACCCAGTTCCTCAACCCAAACATCAAT tctctgctggaggaAGGAGGCGGTGTGGACAAGACCTTCTACGGTTCAGATGgagacgaggacgaggacgatgaggagaaagaaaagaaggccGAGGCTCCTGCCATGGCCAAGAGGAAGCCGTACGTGATGGATCCAGACCAccggctgctgctgaggaacaCCAAGCCGCTCCTGCAGAGCCGCAACGCAGCT GTGGTGATGGCTGTGGCTCAGCTGTATTTCCACCTTGCTCCAAAAGCAGAGGTGGGGGTGATCGCCAAAGCCCTGGTCCGTCTCCTGAGGAGCCACAG tgAAGTCCAGTACGTTGTTCTTCAGAATGTGGCAACAATGACGATTAAGAGAAGG GGGATGTTTGAACCGTACCTGAAGAGTTTCTACATCCGCTCCACAGACCCAACCCAGATAAAAGTCCTTAAG cTGGAGGTCCTCACCAATCTGGCCAATGAGACGAACATCTCCACCATTCTCAGAGAGTTTCAG ACATACATTAAAAGCATGGATAAAGACTTTGTGGCTGCCACAATCCAAGCCATCGGCCGCTGCGCTACCAACATCGGGGAGGTGAGGGACACATGTCTGAACGGGCtggtgcagctgctgtccaACCGAGACG AGCTGGTCGTGGCTGAGTCTGTGGTGGTTATtaagaagctgctgcagatgcaACCGGAGAAGCACAGCGACATCATAAAGCACATGGCCAAACTAACGGACAACATCCAG gTGCCGATGGCGAGGGCCAGCATCCTGTGGCTGATTGGGGAATACTGTGAGCATGTGCCTAAGATCGCGCCGGACGTCCTGAGAAAGATGGCCAAGTCGTTCACTAACGAGGAGGACATCGTCAAGCTACAAATCATCAATCTGGCCGCCAAGCTCTATCTCACCAACTCCAAACAG ACCAAACTGTTGACGCAGTACGTTCTCAACTTGGCCAAGTACGACCAGAACTACGACATCCGCGATCGGGCGCGCTTCATTCGCCAGCTCATCGTGCCCACCGAGAAGAGTGGAGCACTCAGCAAGTACGCTAAGAAACTGTTCCTCGCCCTCAAACCTGCACCGGTCCTCGAGTCTCCATTTAAAG ATCGAGACCACTTCCAGTTGGGTTCATTGTCCCACTTGCTGAATGCCAAGGCCGGCGGCTACCAGGAGTTGCCCGACTGGCCTGAAGCTGCCCCTGACCCCTCCGTGCGCAACGTGGAGGTGAAGGAGTCT GTTTTTACGCTGCTTGAAAGAGTCACAACATTAACGAGT GTGCCCGAATGGACCAAGTGCAGCAGCcgggagaagaggaaggagaagaaggtggAGAAGCCGTTCTACTCTGACTCGGAGGGCGAGTCTGGGCCGACGGAGTCGGCCGACAGCG AGTCGGACTCTGCCAGCCGCTCGGAAAGCGTCAGCGGCAGCGAGGAGAGCGGGTCGGCATCCGAGAGCGAGGAGAGCGAGGAAGGCTCTGAGtccgaggaagaggaggaggatgaggaggaaaaggacaagaagaagaaaaagaaagaaataaagaagcCGGTGCAAGAAAGCGAAAG CGAGCagagcagtgaagaagaagaagagaggaagcaCGAGAGGAAGAGTAAACAACGAAAGAGCGACTCAGAGTCTGAATctgacgaggaggaggagagcgagtcTGAAAGCAGCCAGTCAGAGTCTGAAGAGGACTCCGAGTCGGAGGCAGaggtcaaaaagaaaaagaag GCAGCTGAATCTAAACCTCCTTCTAAGCCTGTCaagaaagagaacaagaaagagaagaaagaaatgtctCTGCTGGACCTCGACGACT TTGaacctgctccttctcctcaaGTCACACCCGTCAACACCTTCCTGTCCAACAGCCTCGTGACCGACCTCGAGGGACTGTCTTTGTCTGACGCTGTTCTCTCTCCGGCT ACCATCGCTCCCTCCAGCGCTCTGAAGAGCTACGAGCTGCTGCACCGGATCACAGGGGAGGGTCTGTCGGTGGAGTACTGCTTCAGCCGGCAGCCGTTCAGCCCCGATGCTAACATGGTGGCGGTGCAGATGCAGTTCACCAACAACGCCACCTCCGACACCAAGAACCTGCACATGGAGGACGTGAAGCTCCAGTCTGGGATGAGGGTCAAAGACTTTTCTGAGATTG AGCTGCTGCCGGCAGGTGAGACGGCCACAGCTGTGATGGGCATCGACTTCTGCGACTCGACACAGGCGGCCAACTTCCAGCTGTG CACTCACACCAGGAAATTCTTCGTGTCAATTCAGCCGCCGGTCGGCGAACTGATGAGGCCGGTCTTCCTGACAGAGAACGAGTTTAAGAAGGAGCAAG GTCAGCTGATGGGCATGAACGAGATCACGGAGAAGCTAACCCTGGACGTGAAGTGCCGGAACGAGCACGCCATCGTCCAGAGAGTGACCGCTGCCGCCAACCTCAGCAGAGTCCCCTGTGGTTCAGATAAAGAGTGCAG GTTCGCAGGCAGGACGGTGACCAGCGGCAGCTTGGTGTTGGTCACTGTGGCCACCAAAGAGGAAGGAGCCGCCCAGCTGACGGTCAACTGTGAGAAGATGGTGATTGGCACCATGCTGGTGAAGGACATCCTCCTGGCGCTGACGCAGTGA